In Desulfonatronum thiodismutans, the genomic window GTACACCTCCTGGTGAGATTCGGAAGGAACTTCCAATCCTTGAGGTTGCCGAAATCAACGAGAGCCTGGCATGCATGCAAATGCATTTCGTCTCGCATGCAATGCCCTACAAGTCCACCGCCCGGGTTCGGAGACATCGGGCGATGGACACAATGCTCGCAATACTTCTAGACCTTGTCCGGCCTGTTTACGCTGACCACCGGGCAGTTGGCCCGCAGGATCACCTGTTCCAGGGTCGACCCCATGCTGGCCTGTTCCGGGTCCAGCTCTCTGGTGTTGTGGGCCAGGACAATCAAATCGGCCATGCGCTCGCGGGCTATCTTGACGATTTCCACGTAGGGATTGCCTTCCCAGACGTCGACTTCAAAATTCTTGAAATCGACCATCTTAGGTCCGTACACGTCACGCAGTCGTTTGCGAAGCGTGATCAGTTTGTCCTCGATATCGCTCTGGGCCAAGACCTTGCTGGTGATGTCCAGGGCGTGAAACAGGGTCATTTCGCAATCATACTCCTTGGCCATGGACAAGGCGTACTTGAAGGCGCTTTCGGACTGCTTGGAGAAGTCCGTGGCAAAGACGATATGGGAGAAGCCGCCCATATACGACGCGGATTCCCGGTGCACGGTCATCACCGGGCACTTGGCGGCCTTGGCCACGCGCTGCAGGGTGCTGCCGGGGTAGCCCTTGGAATAGGAAGCACTGGAGTCGCCGGAATGTGCGCCCATGACGATCATGTCCACATCCTCGCTGCGGGCCGCCCGGAGGATTTCCCGGTGCGGCAGGCCATTGGCCAGGATGATTCGCGAGTTTTTGCATTCCTCGAGCTGCTTGGCATAGGTGGTTTTCAGCTCCTCTTCGACCCAGGCCATGTAGTCTTCGTCGACCTGAACGGCTTCCTGGGAGCGGACGTCGCTGACTTCCTGATAGGAAAAGCCTTTCTTGGGTACGCCGGCGACGTGAAAGAGCAGCAGTTCCGCATCGTACCGCCTGGCCATCTCAAAGGCCACCCGCGCGGCCCCGAAGCTGGCCGGGGAGCCTGTTGTCGCCAATAGAATCTTTTTCTTCATGAGTTACCTCGTATGTGCTGACTGTTGGTGCGACAATGCGGAGTCTATTACTCTTCGCCTTCCTCGTCCTGGGGCTTGAGGTGATCCGGGACGATCATCATCTTGATCACCAACGGTTTGAGGAAGGACCAGCGCAGGCCCATGGGATATTCTTCTTCCAGGTCCCGGATGGCGTCCCAGCAGTTGTGGCAGGGCGCAACCACAAGCTTGCACCCTGTGGCTAAAATCTGCTCCCTTTTTTTAAGCAGAGCAATGTTTCGTTGGGGGCGATATTTGCCGATGCCGTTGAATCCTCCACCGCCGCCACAGCAGTAGTTGTATTCCTTGTTCGGGGCCATTTCCACGAAATACCCCGGCTCCACGATATAGCTCATGATCTCCCGGGTGATGTTCTTCAGGCCCTGGTTGCGGACATAGTTGCAGGAATCCTGCAGGGTGACCGGTTCCTTGATCCGTTTGGCCGGGTCGATCTTGATCCGCCCGGTGCGCAGCATCTCGGCCAGCCATTCCACGTAGTGGATGTACGGCCTGGGCGGCTGGCCGTCTTCCCGACCAGCCCAGTAGGGACCTTCGATGACCGTGGCCCGGTGGGCGTGGCCGCATTCCGTGCCCACGACCCGCTTGGGGCGCAGTCGTTCGATGGCGTCATAAACATGCAGAACTTGTTGCTTGCATCCTTCCCAGTCGCCGGCGAACAGAGTCAGTGAGGTCTGCTCCCAGCCTTCGGAAGGCATGGTCCAATTCTCGCCGGCCACGTGGAACAGGATGGCCGCCTCGGCGATGTCTTCCGGGTAGTGTTTGGCTTCGCGGGCATTGATGGTGTACATGATGTCCGCGTCTTCCTTGTCAATGGGAATTTCCAGGCCGGGCCACTCCTCGGAGTTCTCGTCCGCCATCCATTCGCAGGTGTCCACCCAGTCCTCGGTGGTCACGTCCATCTGGGCCTTGTAAACCCGGTGCATCCCGGAGCCGATCTTCAGTTCCCAGGGCACGAACCCTTGGGAGAAGAGCAGGCCGCGCAGGTAGGAGAACATCACGCCCATGTCGATGCCATGGGGGCAGAACTGGCCGCAGCGGTTGCAGCAGGTACACCAGCTCCAGGCGATGTCCATGCATTTGCGCATGAAGGCGTTGTCCACTTTCCCCTTGCGCTTGACGATTTCACCCAGTGTAGCGTGGATCTTGTAGGACGGAACCTGCTCCGGAACCCTGTCGTTGCATTCGTAAAGAAAGCAACTGTCCGCGCACAGTCCGCATTTGGCGCAGATGTTCAGCCATGTTTTCAGTCGGGACTTCATGGTGTTTTGGATCGTGGACCAGAGCTTGTCCGTGTCCACGTCCAGTTGTTCCATTTCCGCGTAGTATTGCTTGCCGCTCTTGTCTCCGAGCGTCAGCTTGAGCTGCTCGTCGGTGACAATGGGCTGCTTGTTGCAAAGAATTCCTTCGGGCATTTTGTTCTCCCTCTCGTTGAGCTTGTGTTTCCCAGACGCCTACCAGGTCATCTGGGTGCCTTTCATCCCGCCGCGCTTGATGCCGTAGTCCATGCCCAGTTGCGCGCGGGTCAGGAAGAAGAGGACCACATGGTTCAGTCTGGTGAAGACCAGGCTGAGCAGCCAGACGTGGCCGGTAAAAATGTGGATGAGCAGCCAGAAGTCATAGTTGCCCACGTTGTACCGGGCGATCAGGCCGGTCAGGAAAGGGGACACGGCAATGACGATCAGCAGGTAGTCATAGGCCGAGGTGAGGATTCTGACCTCAGGATAGGCGATGCGGCGCAGGATCAGGAAGATGCCGCCGATGACCACGACCCAGGACAGAAAGTCGGCCAAGCCGGTGGAAATCCCGGGCAGGCGAATGCCCCAGCTGTCCTTGAGCATGATATTGTGGGCTTCGAGAAAAATCGGAGTAAACAGCAAGCCGATGTGGAAGCTGAAAAAGAGCAGGGTGAACAGCGGCTTGGCCCGCCAGCCGTGGGAGCCCCAGGGCAAAAGCCAGAAAAAGATGGACCTGGCGGCCCCTTTCAGGCCGTACTGCATGTTTGGGCGATAGCCCACACGGTCCAGCCGCCAGTCCAGGCCGCGGATGTACGTCACCACATGGTACGTCAATCCAACGACCACGACCAGGAACGTGATCCAGACCATGGGTCCAGTCAAGAAATTATACATATGCGTCTCCTCGAGCATCACTTATGTTGTTGCAATCCGGACGGTCTTGTCGTCCGTCGATCCAGAAAGCGTGGATCATGAGCGCTTGTGCCCGCCAAGCGGCTTCCGGCACGTGCAGGCCGCGCCGGAAGCCTTCTCTCCGCTTTGCTAATGCCCATGACCATTGTCATGACCCTCGCCAGTCCGGTGAGGGTTGTCCATGGGTTTCTTCTCACCCATCAGGAACTGCCACCAGAGTACGGCGCCGACCAGTATCCCGCCCATGAGCAGGTAGGTCATGGTCTTGGTATGCATGAAAAACTCGTGCATCGAGTTGAATTCCATTGGTGTAGCCTCCCTTAGCTCAGTGTTGGCCTTTGTAGTCAGGGTGCTCGAAGAAAACGGGCATCCTGGTGGAGATGAACTTGAACGCTACCACGCCCACTGTGACGATGAACACGGAGATGATGATCTCCATGATGGCAGGGAAGTACTTGTCCTCGGAGGGCAGGTGGTAGTTGAACGCGACCAGGGAAACGTTGAACCGGTTCACGACGATGCCCAGGACGGTCAGGATCGCCGTCCACTTGATCAGGGCGAAGTTCTTGTCCCGCGCGCCCACGGCGTACAGGAAGGCCGGCAGGGCCACGAAGCAGAGCATTTCCACCAGGAACCACGCACCGAACCCGCTGGCCAGGTAGCTCCAATTGTTGTCATAGGTCAGGCCGATCATCTTCAGGGCAAAGTAGCCGAACAGCACCCAGGAGCAGCCCTTGGCAAAGCCGAGGACAACGTCGTCGTGGTTCTTGTTGTACTCGCTGTCCATCATCCGGTGCAGATACTTGTGCGACAAGGAGCCTTCAAAGATGACCATGGACAACCCGGCCGCGATGCTGGAGACGAAGAAGAACACCGGGAGATAGGCCGAGTACCACAAGGGGTGCAGTTTGGACGGGGCAATGGTGTACAGTGCGCCCAGAGAGGACTGGTGCAGCGTTGAGAGGACCACGCCGAAAATGACCAGCACCAGGGTCATTTTGACCAGGGCGTCCCGCAGCTTCCGCCACCCGGTCCATTCGAACAGGGTGGGCAGGAACTCCATGAACAGGACCGTCAGGTACAGGAACACGCACAGACCTACTTCGAAGAGCAGCGAGGTCGTGCCCTGCTGAACAAAGATCGGGTAAGGCAGCCGCCAAGGGCGACCGACGTCGTAGTGCAGGGCCAGGACTACCAGGGCGTAGCCCAGGAAGGCGGTCAGGACGGCGGGGCGAACCGCGGAATGGAATTTCTTGAACCCGAAGACATAGCAGGCCGCGGCGGTGGTGTAGCCGCCGGCCGCCAGGGCGACGCCGCAGAGCAGATCAAAGCTGATCCAGATGCCCCAGGGGTAGTTGTCGTCCAGATTGGTCACGGCCCCGAGCCCGCCGGTGAAGCGGATCACGGTGACGATCAGGCCCGCGATGATGATCAGACCCGTTACGATATTGAATGGCGTCAAATACGACTTGAAGTCGTCATTGGTCACGGTGCTCATTTGCCTTCCTCCTCGTCCGTTGCGCTCGCTTCAGCCGCTTTGAGTTCTTCTTCTTTCTTGGCCAGAGCTTCCTTGACGGCCTTTTTCACTTCGTTGTCCACGCGGCGGTTGGCGGACTCTTCCGCCTTGGCAAGAGTCGCGGCGAGGGTTTCCTTGGCCTCGGCATTGGCTTTGGCCAGGGCGGCGGACACGGCCTGTTGCTGCTCCTGGGCCGCGATTTTTTCCTTGCGCTTGTTAATGGCGTAAATGCCGCCAAGCAAGACCGGCCAGACGCCTACGACAACAGGAACCGCGGCCAGGGCGCCGGCGGTAAGTTCCGGTGCGGATTTGGTGCCCAGGTCCTCGCGCAGGCCAACCTGAGAGAAAGGGGTGCCGGAAATGTACAGCCAGCTGGTCCCGCCCATCTCATGCTCGCCGTAGATCTGCTCCACGTAGCGGCCCGGGAAGGCGGCAAAGCGGCGGCGGGCCAGATTGAGCAGTTCGTTGCGGGGGCCGTATATCATGGCCTCCATGGGACATTCCTGGACGCAACCGGGCAGCCGCAGTTCGCCGGAGCGCATTTGCGGGCCGCACAGCGTGCACTTCATCACCCGGGGGGTGAAGGCCTTGTGGTATTCGTAGGTTGGAATTTCAAAGGGGCAGGCGATCATGCAGTACCGGCAACCGACGCAGACGGTTTCGTCGTAGTCCACGGCGCTGTCGGAATTCTTCTGGAACGCGCTGACAAAGCACGAGGACGCGCAGGCCGGTTCCAGACAGTGATTGCACTGATTTTTTCGGTACACTGGGCCGGTGGGCGTGTCGAACTTGTTGACCACTGTGAAGGTGGCCGAGTCCGTGCGCCTGCGGCTGTTCAGGATTTCCAGGTTGTCGAAGGGCACTTCAGGCTCAGGCAGGCTGTTGACCTTGTTGCAGGCCAATTCGCACTTGCGGCAGCCGATGCACCGCGTCCCGTCGAACAGCACGCCCGGGGTGTCGTGATAGCCTCTGAAGTCCTTGGCCGCGGCTCGGGCGGTTACCGGAGCGACGGCCGGAGCCGCCAGCCCGGCCCCGGCCGCGCCCATCAATCCGAGGAATGATCTGCGTTTCATATGTCGGTTCTCCTTACGAGCTGTCAGTTCTCTTTTTGTTTGTGGCAAGAGGTGCAGTCCGTGGCCGCAGGCTCTTCCAGGCCCATCTCCGTATGGCAGGACATGCACTGGATATGGTAGGCGGCCAAAAGACCCGGTCGGCCAAGGCGTCCTTCCTGGGACCGCTGGTCGTGGCAGGATTGGCAGCTCGGCGGGGTCTTGGAGAGGGGGCTATTGTGGTGACAGCCCTGACACATGGTCACCGGTGTCGCGTGGAAAGTGGTGGCCAGGGAGTCATCTTTCATCTTCTCCATCATGCTCATGACGATCTTGCGGTGAGGCAACTCCGCCGGCTGGTATTCGTCGGCCAGGACGTCGATCTTGACGACGTCGGGGATGTCTTCCTCAGCGATGAGCAAGGCTTCCTTGGGACGCAGATCAATGAGTCGCAGAGCCAGAGCGGCGCGGCCTTCCTTGTCCTCGGGAACGACCACCGGCTCCCCGGCAGGCTGTCTGCCGTCGGTCTGGGCCGGAATGAGCATTTCCGTGTAGTCCGCGTAATCCATCGACTGCTGTCCGGCGGGGCGCTGGGCGAGGATGTCCGGGTTGACGTGGCACAAGGCACAGCTGGAAGCCGGAGGCTCCGTGCCGCGAGGCATGGCTGCGTGGCAGCCGGCGCAGGAGGGGTCCTGCTTCATTTCATTGTGGCAACCTACGCAACTGGACTTGCTGTCCGGGGCGTGCATGGCCCGTTCCAGGGTGATGTAACCGCCCTGCTCCGAACCTTGCAGGGTGTGACAATCCGTACAGGAACTCTTCAGGGTTTCGTGGTGGCAGTCCCGGCAAGCGTCCGTGGCCTGTTCGTGCAGTTCATGGTTGAAGGGCACGGGGTACATCAGGGTGGGCCGGGTGGCGTCCTCGGGCAGTTCGGGCAGTTTGGCCGCCAGCAGCACGGCATCGGGCTGGTTGCGGGGCAGGCGGGGCAAAACACCGTCCATCTCTTCCAGCTTTTCGGCGAATTTTGCCTGCATTTCCAGGCGTTGCGGACCGCCGTGACAGGAGGCGCAGTCCAAGGGACCGTTGCGCTCGGCCTGGGCTTCCTTGTTTTCCAGGTGGCAGGTCACGCACTGGCCGTGGAACGCCTCGGAGAGGTTGGACTTGACGGGTTCCTTGGGTTCGGCCGTGTGGCAGGAACGACATCCTTCCTCGGCGAACTGAATGTAGACGAGTTCTTGTTTGTCCTCGTCGTACTCGTGGTGACACTGGCCGCAGTTGGTGTCCTTGCCCTCGTCCTTGGCGATGAGGTCCGAATCCCAGTGGATGTAGTGCAGCATGTTGTCCATGCCGCTCGAAATCCAGGTCTGGGTGTGGGTCGCGGGCTCTACGTGGCACTTGCGGCATTCGCCGATCTGGGGACCGGGGTTGTCCATCCGGGCCTTTGCGTTCTCAGCGTGACAGGTCGTACAGTTGTCGTGATACAGATCCTTCAGCCGATTCGCGGCGGGGTCTTCAAGGCGCATGTACTTGTAGGAGATTGTGCCGCCTTCGTCCTTGACGTGGCAGGACGAACAGTCCTTGTCCTGTTCAGCCAGGGCTTCGGTATGCGCGTCGTGTAAAAACTGAACAGGGGGGGCCTGCTTCGTGGCCTGCTTGGCTATGGCCTGGATCATGATCAGATCGGCCCTGCCGGAATCCTTTCCGGAAGAGCTGATCATGCTCATCACGTCTGCCTGTAGAAAAAGCACGCAAACCAAAACGAACAGGCACCCGGACAAGCCCAGTACTAGTTTCCTGTATGCCATGAAAATCGCTCCCTTTTTCTCAATTAATCGAGCGGAGTTGCTTGCGGGGGTAAAAAAACGCCTTTGCCGGATGACGGGTACTCTTGATGATTGTTTGTTATGTTCACTGTTTCACATGTACGCTCCTTTGACATGAACAACTTCGTTCCTCGAACCGGAATCATCGGAACGAGGCTTTGAACCCCTTGGGCCGAAAAAGACAAAACCCCTTCCCGTACGAGGGGATTTCGACGTTACTAAAGACGAACAGCGGATTTCTCAGCTTCCCCGAATTCTCAACGTTCCATGGGGGCAAGCGGCTGGGACGTCGGTCTGTCAGCAAGTGAATTTGGGGAGGGATGGACGCCCAATAAAACCTCTCTGAAAGGCGGGTTTTTAAGTAGGACTTGCTAGATGAGCCGGGACGGGATGTCAAGGCGTAGGCGCGGATTGTGAAAAAATGAGCGTAAAATTCAAGTGTCTATGTATATGATTTTCCTTATCGATTTTGTCGGATTTCGGGAAGCGTCTTGGTTGGGGCCTGCGTTGCAACAGGTACTCGTTGGACTTCGGCCTTGAGGCTTGAGATCTTCAAGATGGGGTGGAAGAGGAGGGATCTGTCAGAGGGGGGGGCGTGGAGTCGGGGAGGATTTCGACGGCTTGAGGGGCGTGGTTTAGGCCTGGAAAGCTCAGGCTCGCGGTTGCCCGGGCCGCGGCAGCGCCGAGGGCCAGTCCAGCCGCCGAGCCGAGCAAGGTGTTGAGATCCTCGGAAGGAAGCGGTGCGATCCAATACATGCCGAGAGCGCCGCACAGCACGCCCAGCAAGGGGATGCCGAACAGCACGGCGGAAGCTGCTATGGCGGCTCGGGGCGAGTCGACGATCCGGACATGTCGGCCAACTTCGGCGTCGACGATGTTGACGACGGTTACGGTTCGCGTTGACGTGGATTGGCCGCGGGCTTGGGAAGTGGTGCAGGTGCAGGCGGCGCAACCCCGAGATTCACGCACCTGAACCAGGGCCATCCGACCTTGGCGGGAAATGACGATTCCGGAGCGTTCCGCGCAGGGGCGATGCGTTTCCGAGACGGTGTCACTTTCCAATGCAGAATTTGCTGAAAATGGAGTCAAGGACATCCGAGGAGGTAATTTCTCCGGTTATTTCAGACAGGATGGAGCTGACGAGTTCCAGCCGGACCCCGAGCAGGTCGTAGGGCAGTCCGGCATGAATGTCGGTTCGCAGGAGCGCCAGTTCCTGGTCCGCCCGTTCCAAGGCCAGCGACTGGCGCAGGTTTGGGGTCAGGGTGTCCGGACGGGGTGCCGAGGCCTGACTCGTGAGCATGGAGCGCATGGCGTCCTGCAGCGCGTCCAGTCCTTGGCCTGTCTTGGCTGAGATGTGCACCACGGGATAGCCGAGTTCGGCCAGTGAGGCGACGGGTTCAAGGTCAGGCCGGGGAAGATCGGTCTTGTTGGCCACGACCAGGGTCTTGGAGGCAGGAAAGGATTCGAGGATTGGGGCGTTTCCTTTCGAGGCTCGTATCGGGCTGGATGTCGGTTGCGCCGCTGAAGGCGATTCCG contains:
- a CDS encoding universal stress protein — its product is MKKKILLATTGSPASFGAARVAFEMARRYDAELLLFHVAGVPKKGFSYQEVSDVRSQEAVQVDEDYMAWVEEELKTTYAKQLEECKNSRIILANGLPHREILRAARSEDVDMIVMGAHSGDSSASYSKGYPGSTLQRVAKAAKCPVMTVHRESASYMGGFSHIVFATDFSKQSESAFKYALSMAKEYDCEMTLFHALDITSKVLAQSDIEDKLITLRKRLRDVYGPKMVDFKNFEVDVWEGNPYVEIVKIARERMADLIVLAHNTRELDPEQASMGSTLEQVILRANCPVVSVNRPDKV
- the hmcF gene encoding sulfate respiration complex iron-sulfur protein HmcF; translated protein: MPEGILCNKQPIVTDEQLKLTLGDKSGKQYYAEMEQLDVDTDKLWSTIQNTMKSRLKTWLNICAKCGLCADSCFLYECNDRVPEQVPSYKIHATLGEIVKRKGKVDNAFMRKCMDIAWSWCTCCNRCGQFCPHGIDMGVMFSYLRGLLFSQGFVPWELKIGSGMHRVYKAQMDVTTEDWVDTCEWMADENSEEWPGLEIPIDKEDADIMYTINAREAKHYPEDIAEAAILFHVAGENWTMPSEGWEQTSLTLFAGDWEGCKQQVLHVYDAIERLRPKRVVGTECGHAHRATVIEGPYWAGREDGQPPRPYIHYVEWLAEMLRTGRIKIDPAKRIKEPVTLQDSCNYVRNQGLKNITREIMSYIVEPGYFVEMAPNKEYNYCCGGGGGFNGIGKYRPQRNIALLKKREQILATGCKLVVAPCHNCWDAIRDLEEEYPMGLRWSFLKPLVIKMMIVPDHLKPQDEEGEE
- the hmcE gene encoding sulfate respiration complex protein HmcE, which codes for MYNFLTGPMVWITFLVVVVGLTYHVVTYIRGLDWRLDRVGYRPNMQYGLKGAARSIFFWLLPWGSHGWRAKPLFTLLFFSFHIGLLFTPIFLEAHNIMLKDSWGIRLPGISTGLADFLSWVVVIGGIFLILRRIAYPEVRILTSAYDYLLIVIAVSPFLTGLIARYNVGNYDFWLLIHIFTGHVWLLSLVFTRLNHVVLFFLTRAQLGMDYGIKRGGMKGTQMTW
- the hmcD gene encoding sulfate respiration complex protein HmcD, with the translated sequence MEFNSMHEFFMHTKTMTYLLMGGILVGAVLWWQFLMGEKKPMDNPHRTGEGHDNGHGH
- the hmcC gene encoding sulfate respiration complex protein HmcC gives rise to the protein MSTVTNDDFKSYLTPFNIVTGLIIIAGLIVTVIRFTGGLGAVTNLDDNYPWGIWISFDLLCGVALAAGGYTTAAACYVFGFKKFHSAVRPAVLTAFLGYALVVLALHYDVGRPWRLPYPIFVQQGTTSLLFEVGLCVFLYLTVLFMEFLPTLFEWTGWRKLRDALVKMTLVLVIFGVVLSTLHQSSLGALYTIAPSKLHPLWYSAYLPVFFFVSSIAAGLSMVIFEGSLSHKYLHRMMDSEYNKNHDDVVLGFAKGCSWVLFGYFALKMIGLTYDNNWSYLASGFGAWFLVEMLCFVALPAFLYAVGARDKNFALIKWTAILTVLGIVVNRFNVSLVAFNYHLPSEDKYFPAIMEIIISVFIVTVGVVAFKFISTRMPVFFEHPDYKGQH
- the hmcB gene encoding sulfate respiration complex iron-sulfur protein HmcB produces the protein MKRRSFLGLMGAAGAGLAAPAVAPVTARAAAKDFRGYHDTPGVLFDGTRCIGCRKCELACNKVNSLPEPEVPFDNLEILNSRRRTDSATFTVVNKFDTPTGPVYRKNQCNHCLEPACASSCFVSAFQKNSDSAVDYDETVCVGCRYCMIACPFEIPTYEYHKAFTPRVMKCTLCGPQMRSGELRLPGCVQECPMEAMIYGPRNELLNLARRRFAAFPGRYVEQIYGEHEMGGTSWLYISGTPFSQVGLREDLGTKSAPELTAGALAAVPVVVGVWPVLLGGIYAINKRKEKIAAQEQQQAVSAALAKANAEAKETLAATLAKAEESANRRVDNEVKKAVKEALAKKEEELKAAEASATDEEEGK
- the hmcA gene encoding sulfate respiration complex hexadecaheme cytochrome HmcA, which gives rise to MAYRKLVLGLSGCLFVLVCVLFLQADVMSMISSSGKDSGRADLIMIQAIAKQATKQAPPVQFLHDAHTEALAEQDKDCSSCHVKDEGGTISYKYMRLEDPAANRLKDLYHDNCTTCHAENAKARMDNPGPQIGECRKCHVEPATHTQTWISSGMDNMLHYIHWDSDLIAKDEGKDTNCGQCHHEYDEDKQELVYIQFAEEGCRSCHTAEPKEPVKSNLSEAFHGQCVTCHLENKEAQAERNGPLDCASCHGGPQRLEMQAKFAEKLEEMDGVLPRLPRNQPDAVLLAAKLPELPEDATRPTLMYPVPFNHELHEQATDACRDCHHETLKSSCTDCHTLQGSEQGGYITLERAMHAPDSKSSCVGCHNEMKQDPSCAGCHAAMPRGTEPPASSCALCHVNPDILAQRPAGQQSMDYADYTEMLIPAQTDGRQPAGEPVVVPEDKEGRAALALRLIDLRPKEALLIAEEDIPDVVKIDVLADEYQPAELPHRKIVMSMMEKMKDDSLATTFHATPVTMCQGCHHNSPLSKTPPSCQSCHDQRSQEGRLGRPGLLAAYHIQCMSCHTEMGLEEPAATDCTSCHKQKEN
- a CDS encoding SoxR reducing system RseC family protein, producing the protein MESDTVSETHRPCAERSGIVISRQGRMALVQVRESRGCAACTCTTSQARGQSTSTRTVTVVNIVDAEVGRHVRIVDSPRAAIAASAVLFGIPLLGVLCGALGMYWIAPLPSEDLNTLLGSAAGLALGAAAARATASLSFPGLNHAPQAVEILPDSTPPPLTDPSSSTPS